From one Balaenoptera acutorostrata chromosome 6, mBalAcu1.1, whole genome shotgun sequence genomic stretch:
- the LOC103009869 gene encoding 40S ribosomal protein S8 produces MGISRDNWHKRRKTGGKRKPYHKKRKYELGRPAANTKIGPRRIHTVRVRGGNKKYRALRLDVGNFSWGSECCTRKTRIIDVVYNAPNNELVRTKTLVKNCIVLIDSTPYRQWYESHYALPLGRKKGAKLTPEEEEILNKKRSKKIQKKYDERKKNAKISSLLEEQFQQGKLLACIASRPGQCGRADGYVLEGKELEFYLRKIKARKGK; encoded by the coding sequence ATGGGCATCTCTCGGGACAACTGGCACAAGCGCCGCAAGACCGGGGGCAAGAGAAAGCCCTACCACAAGAAGCGGAAGTATGAGCTGGGACGCCCCGCTGCCAACACTAAGATTGGCCCCCGCCGCATACACACAGTCCGTGTGCGGGGAGGCAACAAGAAGTACCGGGCCTTGAGGCTGGACGTGGGGAACTTCTCCTGGGGCTCGGAGTGTTGTACACGCAAGACAAGGATCATTGATGTTGTCTACAATGCACCCAACAATGAACTGGTCCGTACCAAGACCCTGGTGAAGAACTGCATCGTGCTCATTGACAGCACACCGTACCGACAGTGGTACGAGTCCCACTATGCACTGCCCCTGGGCCGCAAGAAGGGGGCCAAGCTGACTCCTGAGGAGGAAGAGATTTTAAACAAAAAACGATcaaagaaaattcagaagaaatatgatgaaaggaaaaagaatgccAAAATTAGCAGTCTTCTAGAGGAGCAGTTCCAGCAGGGCAAACTTCTTGCTTGCATCGCCTCAAGACCAGGCCAGTGTGGCCGAGCAGATGGCTATGTGCTAGAGGGAAAGGAGCTGGAGTTCTATCTGAGGAAA